The Halopseudomonas sabulinigri genome window below encodes:
- a CDS encoding GlxA family transcriptional regulator codes for MPASTSASPALQQVAILATDCTIASTVMQAKDFFYMASLNDGRQRGLGLTPSFSTLIAAPDDRPATSFSQDPLPVQTRIDQTAPQLIILPAFWGDFDALLARYPTVIPWLKSAHAAGALIGAVANGAFWAAAAGLLDQREATTYWRYYDDFSARFPHVALQRDKHLTDAGAVLCAAGISSGRDLFVHLAERLCGPGVAQTVARDVFYEVQRNYSPGVIGFGGQKMHQDLAILQIQQWLEGHFAEKFRFEDVASRHGMSIRNFMRRFQQATGDKPLQYLQRLRIEMAKTLLSTSQQSIKTISYDVGYDDASFFARLFRQHTELSPNQYRRQYQRQHEE; via the coding sequence ATGCCCGCGTCAACTTCAGCTTCGCCTGCGCTGCAGCAGGTCGCCATTCTGGCCACCGACTGCACCATTGCCTCTACTGTCATGCAGGCAAAAGACTTCTTTTATATGGCCAGTCTCAACGACGGGCGCCAACGCGGCCTTGGACTCACACCCAGCTTCAGCACTTTAATAGCCGCACCCGACGACCGCCCTGCAACCAGTTTCAGCCAGGACCCGCTGCCCGTTCAGACCCGCATCGACCAGACCGCGCCGCAACTGATTATCCTGCCGGCATTCTGGGGCGATTTCGACGCACTGCTGGCACGCTACCCCACCGTAATTCCGTGGCTAAAAAGCGCGCATGCCGCAGGAGCACTGATCGGCGCGGTCGCCAACGGCGCTTTCTGGGCCGCCGCCGCCGGGCTGCTCGACCAGCGAGAAGCCACCACCTACTGGCGCTACTACGATGATTTCAGCGCACGCTTCCCGCACGTGGCGCTGCAGCGCGACAAACACCTGACCGACGCCGGCGCCGTACTCTGCGCCGCCGGTATCAGCTCAGGGCGCGATCTCTTCGTACACCTGGCGGAAAGACTCTGCGGCCCCGGTGTGGCACAAACCGTGGCAAGGGATGTGTTTTACGAGGTGCAGCGCAACTACTCACCCGGCGTGATCGGCTTCGGCGGGCAAAAAATGCACCAGGACCTGGCGATACTGCAGATTCAGCAGTGGCTGGAAGGGCATTTTGCGGAGAAATTCCGCTTTGAGGATGTTGCCAGCCGACACGGCATGAGCATTCGCAATTTCATGCGACGATTCCAGCAGGCTACCGGGGACAAACCACTGCAGTACCTGCAGCGGCTACGCATTGAGATGGCCAAGACGCTGCTCAGTACCAGCCAACAGAGCATCAAGACCATCAGCTACGATGTGGGCTACGACGACGCCAGCTTCTTTGCGCGGCTGTTTCGTCAACACACCGAGCTGTCCCCCAACCAGTACCGGCGCCAATACCAGCGCCAGCACGAGGAATAA